One segment of Atribacterota bacterium DNA contains the following:
- the argH gene encoding argininosuccinate lyase, translating to MKKLWGGRFKKDISDTMLDFVSSISFDKKLVKYDIQGSIAHAKMLKKCKIIADNEANQIIRGLNIILNEVNTGELTVDDQAEDIHTWVENQLMKKIGNIAGKLHTARSRNDQVALDERMYLKEEIIVIKQNLKSLQEALLIAAQNYLGVIMPGFTHMQHAQPILFSHHLLAYFFKFNRDRERLIDLFKRVDVLPLGSAALGGTSYPIDRHFVAKELDFNAVSPNSLDGVSDRDFIIEFLSDASMIMMHLSRFSEEIILWSSQEFDFIELDDSFCTGSSIMPQKKNPDAAELIRGKTGRIYGHLITLLTLMKSLPLAYNHDMQEDKEPLFDSVDILKKSILIMTGMISTMQVKSDNMKKSISGDFSNATELADYLVKKGLPFRDAHRVVGEIVLYCIDKKKSIEQLNLEELHGFQSTFQKDVLTILSPEDVVNSKISYGGTSIQAVKCAIKEAVRLLED from the coding sequence ATGAAAAAATTATGGGGCGGTAGATTCAAAAAAGATATAAGCGATACTATGCTGGATTTTGTATCTTCGATTAGTTTTGATAAAAAATTAGTTAAATATGATATTCAGGGTAGTATTGCTCATGCTAAAATGCTGAAAAAATGTAAAATTATTGCCGATAATGAAGCCAATCAAATAATTAGAGGATTGAATATTATTTTGAATGAAGTTAATACCGGGGAATTAACTGTTGATGACCAGGCTGAAGATATACACACCTGGGTAGAGAACCAGTTAATGAAGAAAATTGGGAACATCGCCGGAAAGCTTCATACCGCCCGAAGTCGCAATGACCAGGTTGCTTTAGACGAGAGGATGTATTTAAAAGAAGAAATAATAGTAATTAAGCAAAATTTAAAGTCTTTACAGGAAGCTCTGTTAATTGCTGCTCAAAATTATCTGGGAGTAATTATGCCAGGCTTTACCCATATGCAGCATGCCCAGCCGATACTCTTCTCTCATCATCTGCTGGCTTATTTTTTTAAATTCAATAGAGACAGAGAAAGATTAATAGATTTGTTTAAAAGAGTGGATGTTCTGCCTTTAGGTTCTGCCGCTTTAGGCGGAACATCTTACCCGATAGACCGGCATTTTGTAGCAAAGGAACTTGATTTTAACGCAGTATCTCCAAATAGTCTTGATGGAGTCAGTGACCGGGATTTTATTATAGAATTTTTGTCCGATGCATCAATGATAATGATGCATCTCAGCCGATTTAGTGAAGAAATAATCCTTTGGTCTTCTCAGGAGTTTGATTTTATTGAGCTGGATGATTCTTTTTGCACCGGAAGCAGTATTATGCCACAAAAGAAAAACCCTGATGCTGCAGAATTAATCAGAGGCAAAACGGGAAGGATATATGGCCACCTGATTACCCTGCTTACTCTTATGAAGTCTTTGCCCCTTGCTTATAATCATGATATGCAGGAAGATAAAGAACCATTATTTGATTCTGTTGATATTTTAAAAAAGTCTATTCTTATAATGACCGGGATGATTTCTACTATGCAGGTAAAATCAGATAATATGAAGAAAAGTATTAGCGGTGATTTTTCCAATGCTACTGAATTGGCAGATTATCTGGTTAAAAAAGGGTTACCCTTCCGGGATGCTCATCGGGTAGTAGGAGAAATTGTACTTTATTGTATTGATAAAAAGAAAAGCATAGAACAATTAAATCTGGAAGAATTACATGGTTTCCAGTCTACCTTTCAGAAAGATGTATTAACAATTTTGAGTCCTGAAGATGTTGTAAATTCGAAAATATCTTATGGCGGTACGTCTATACAAGCAGTAAAATGTGCTATAAAAGAGGCAGTAAGATTATTAGAAGATTAA
- a CDS encoding MarR family transcriptional regulator, producing the protein MKNMQEEKNNLASEINDLFLQLTEFLWEHVSGSQISSERASFSITEHYLIEFLGKESFASMSKLSQIFHVAPTTMTSIVDRLVQRGYIKRRRAQEDRRKVLVALSDKGMKFYLFHRYESLEFYAQYLSRLPDKGVDFRKSLHEIQRNLEYLRDYIKKNQY; encoded by the coding sequence ATGAAAAACATGCAAGAAGAAAAAAATAATCTTGCCTCTGAAATTAATGATTTATTTTTACAGCTTACTGAATTTTTATGGGAGCATGTATCAGGCAGTCAAATTTCCTCTGAGCGAGCTTCCTTTAGCATTACTGAACATTATCTTATCGAATTTTTAGGAAAAGAATCATTTGCTTCCATGAGTAAACTCTCTCAAATATTTCACGTAGCTCCCACTACTATGACCAGTATTGTTGACCGGTTAGTACAACGCGGTTATATAAAAAGACGACGTGCCCAGGAAGATAGAAGAAAGGTTTTAGTTGCACTTTCAGACAAGGGAATGAAATTCTATCTTTTTCATCGATATGAATCATTGGAATTTTATGCACAATATTTATCCAGGTTACCTGATAAGGGAGTAGATTTCCGCAAGAGTTTACATGAAATACAGCGGAATCTTGAATATCTCAGGGATTATATCAAAAAAAACCAGTATTAA